The Nostoc cf. commune SO-36 genomic sequence TCCGCGAGTACAAACTTGATGGTTGTTGATGAGCAACGATTGGTAGAACTTGACGAGCATGGGCGGCTAACTCTACTGCTTTCACATCATAAGTCTGCGTTGCTAATTTGGGATAGAAACCAATTCCGATGATTGGTAGCAGCAAACAAGCGGTAATAAATATTTCGCGGGGTTTGACATCAGATATTACAGCATCCAAGTGCAATTCTTTACTTTGTTCACCGTAGAATACTTGACGCAGCATCGACAGTAAATAAATCGGTGTCAAAATCACGCCAACTGCTGACAGCAGCACGACTACAATCTTGAAGCTGGAACTGTAAACATCACTGGTGGCGATACCGAGAAATACCATCAACTCACCCACAAAACCACTCATTCCGGGTAAGGCGAGAGAAGCCATTGAACCGATGGTGAACAGAGCAAAGGTTTTGGGCATTACCTTAGCCATACCGCCCATTTTATCCATCATCAAGGTGTGGGTGCGATCGTAAGTTACGCCAGACAGGAAGAACAAGCTAGCAGCAATCAAGCCGTGGGAAACCATCTGTAACACTGCACCACTTATACCCAGTTCTGTGTAAGAGGCAATCCCAATCAGCACAAATCCCATGTGGGCAATTGAAGAGTAAGCCAAACGGCGTTTGAGATTGGTTTGAGCGAAGGCACAGCAAGCACCGTAGACAATGTTAACCACACCCAAAATTGCCAGCACTGGGGCAAAAGTCACATGAGCATTGGGCAACATTTCCACATTGAAACGGATAAGGGCATAACCACCCATTTTTAACAACACACCAGCCAAAATCATCGAACCGGGTG encodes the following:
- a CDS encoding NAD(P)H-quinone oxidoreductase subunit 4 gives rise to the protein MNAIEFPWLTAIILLPLVAALAIPLIPDKEGRTVRWYGLGVAITDFALMIYAFWYKYDFQSSTLQFVENYPWIPQLGLHWAVGVDGLSMPLLLLTGLINTLAIFAAWKVTTKPRLFYGLMLAMYSAQLGVFVAQDLLLFFLMWEIELVPVYLLISIWGGQNRRYAATKFILYTAAASIFILIAGFAMAFSGDTVTFDMATLGMKEYPKTLELLVYAGFLIAFGVKLPIFPLHTWLPDAHGEASAPGSMILAGVLLKMGGYALIRFNVEMLPNAHVTFAPVLAILGVVNIVYGACCAFAQTNLKRRLAYSSIAHMGFVLIGIASYTELGISGAVLQMVSHGLIAASLFFLSGVTYDRTHTLMMDKMGGMAKVMPKTFALFTIGSMASLALPGMSGFVGELMVFLGIATSDVYSSSFKIVVVLLSAVGVILTPIYLLSMLRQVFYGEQSKELHLDAVISDVKPREIFITACLLLPIIGIGFYPKLATQTYDVKAVELAAHARQVLPIVAHQQPSSLYSRIFSAPTLADSQVESSINISE